From the genome of Segatella hominis, one region includes:
- a CDS encoding ATP-binding protein, whose product MIITRQKYLEMLVAGQGNGLVKIVTGGRRCGKSFLLFQIFHQYLLQHGVDEGHLIEVSLDDRRNRKLCDPDALLDYLDSRIKSDGKTNFIFLDEIQLVDDFIGVLLSLMHTPNTEVYVSGSNSKFLSKDVVTEFRGRGQEIRIWPLSFSEYYGAVGGERSQAWKDYYTFGGLPQILSLGTERAKRSYLRDIYEVTYIKDIVERNKIKVPEGLRELVRILASGIGSSTNPTRICNTFQSVSQLQITDKTINEYISDIQDAFLIEEALRYDVKGRKYIGTETKYYFCDLGLRNIVLNLRQQEETHIMENVIYNELRMRGYLVDVGLVECWTTDENGKRKRSKLEVDFVVNNGPERVYIQSAFNMPTKDKEKQERRSLINIADNFRKVIVVKDDIKRKIDDDGVVTIGLFDFLLDEQSIER is encoded by the coding sequence ATGATTATAACTCGGCAAAAATATTTGGAAATGTTGGTAGCTGGTCAAGGTAATGGACTAGTAAAAATAGTAACTGGTGGAAGAAGATGTGGAAAGTCCTTTTTGCTGTTCCAAATCTTTCATCAGTATCTTTTGCAGCATGGGGTAGATGAAGGGCATCTGATAGAAGTGTCTCTTGATGATAGACGTAATCGCAAACTTTGTGATCCTGATGCTTTGCTTGATTATCTTGATTCTCGTATAAAAAGTGATGGCAAAACAAATTTTATTTTTCTTGATGAAATTCAACTTGTTGATGATTTTATAGGAGTATTGCTTAGCCTAATGCATACTCCTAATACTGAAGTTTATGTATCAGGTTCAAACTCGAAGTTCCTGTCCAAAGATGTTGTTACCGAATTCCGTGGAAGAGGACAGGAAATAAGAATTTGGCCGTTGTCGTTTTCTGAATATTATGGTGCTGTGGGGGGAGAACGCTCGCAAGCATGGAAAGACTACTATACTTTTGGAGGACTTCCCCAGATTTTGTCTTTAGGTACAGAAAGAGCCAAACGTAGCTATCTTAGGGATATTTATGAAGTGACATATATTAAGGATATTGTAGAGCGTAATAAAATTAAAGTGCCAGAGGGGTTACGTGAACTTGTGCGTATTTTAGCATCAGGAATAGGCTCTTCTACTAATCCGACCAGGATATGTAATACCTTTCAATCTGTAAGTCAATTACAAATAACTGATAAGACAATAAATGAATACATCTCAGACATACAGGATGCTTTTCTTATAGAAGAGGCTCTCAGGTATGATGTTAAAGGTAGAAAGTATATTGGTACAGAGACTAAGTATTATTTTTGTGATTTGGGATTGAGAAATATAGTATTGAATCTCAGACAACAAGAAGAAACACATATTATGGAAAATGTCATTTATAATGAACTAAGAATGCGAGGTTACTTGGTTGATGTCGGTTTAGTTGAATGTTGGACAACGGACGAGAATGGAAAAAGGAAACGTAGTAAACTAGAAGTTGATTTTGTAGTAAATAATGGTCCCGAACGTGTGTATATTCAGTCGGCTTTTAATATGCCAACTAAGGATAAAGAGAAACAGGAGCGTCGTTCTCTTATAAATATCGCTGACAATTTTAGAAAAGTAATTGTTGTGAAAGATGATATTAAGAGAAAGATTGATGATGATGGTGTCGTCACGATTGGACTCTTCGACTTTTTGTTAGATGAGCAGAGTATAGAGAGATAA
- a CDS encoding TolB family protein produces the protein MKKIIYAFIAVWMGITACTPSVENPTMVNRKPSIYPDYIGVTIPADIAPMNFNIKGDTVDVVDVVAKGSKGGELHVSGEWADFDVEDWHQLTEQNIGGSISFTVCTRKDGKWKQYQDFQMMVSPYRLDDYGLTYRRIAPGYEVGGNIGIYQRDIHTFDETAIMTETALPGRCFNCHTANRTDARQLTCQIRGEGGGTLIMKNGKQQWIDTKTDSTKAAGSYAYWHPEGNYVAYAANAVHQCFFVGTYKPIEVYHDFSNIVILDTRNNQLVTDQKLMTPDWLEIFPAFSADGNTLYYSTSKACRVPAEYLKVKCSLVSIPFDARTGKFGEKVDTLLNGPKTNMSYVLARPSYDGKWLMYTRCSRSNFPIVQPDADLWMMNLKTRQTYPLTAVNSKMSESYHNWSSNSHWFVFVSKRGNGNYTRLYISSIDDKGKATKPFLLPQRNPWKYYHGLFDAYNVPDFTKTKVELDIKETRNQIFSDDRPKVTVRE, from the coding sequence ATGAAAAAGATAATTTATGCTTTCATCGCCGTATGGATGGGGATAACCGCATGTACTCCATCGGTTGAGAATCCTACCATGGTGAATCGTAAGCCTAGTATCTATCCAGACTATATTGGGGTGACCATTCCTGCTGATATTGCTCCGATGAACTTCAATATCAAAGGTGATACCGTAGATGTGGTGGATGTCGTGGCAAAAGGAAGCAAGGGCGGGGAACTGCACGTCAGTGGTGAATGGGCAGACTTTGATGTGGAAGACTGGCATCAGCTTACTGAGCAGAACATCGGTGGCAGCATCTCTTTTACCGTCTGTACCCGTAAGGATGGCAAGTGGAAGCAATATCAGGATTTCCAGATGATGGTGAGTCCTTATCGGTTGGATGATTACGGTTTGACCTATCGCCGTATCGCTCCCGGCTACGAAGTGGGTGGCAACATCGGCATCTATCAGCGCGATATCCATACCTTTGATGAAACGGCTATCATGACAGAAACCGCCTTGCCGGGCAGATGTTTCAATTGCCATACAGCCAATCGTACTGATGCCCGACAACTGACCTGCCAGATACGTGGTGAGGGTGGAGGTACCCTGATCATGAAGAATGGCAAGCAGCAATGGATAGATACCAAGACCGATTCTACCAAGGCTGCCGGAAGCTATGCCTACTGGCATCCGGAAGGCAATTATGTGGCTTATGCTGCCAATGCCGTTCACCAGTGTTTCTTCGTGGGAACTTACAAGCCGATAGAAGTTTATCACGACTTCAGTAATATCGTGATACTGGATACGCGTAACAATCAGCTGGTAACAGACCAGAAACTGATGACTCCCGATTGGCTGGAGATATTCCCTGCTTTCAGTGCAGATGGCAATACCTTATATTATAGTACTTCGAAAGCTTGCCGTGTACCGGCTGAGTATCTGAAAGTGAAGTGCTCGCTGGTAAGTATTCCTTTCGATGCCAGAACGGGGAAGTTTGGAGAAAAAGTGGATACGCTGCTGAATGGTCCGAAGACGAATATGAGTTACGTCTTGGCTCGTCCGTCGTATGATGGAAAATGGCTGATGTATACACGATGCAGCAGAAGCAATTTCCCTATCGTGCAACCAGATGCTGATCTGTGGATGATGAACCTGAAGACCCGGCAGACTTATCCGCTGACAGCGGTGAACAGTAAGATGAGCGAAAGCTATCATAACTGGAGCAGCAACTCGCATTGGTTTGTCTTCGTCAGCAAGCGTGGTAACGGAAACTATACCCGTCTCTACATCTCGAGTATTGATGATAAGGGTAAGGCAACCAAACCTTTCCTTCTTCCGCAGCGCAATCCGTGGAAATATTATCATGGGCTGTTTGATGCCTATAATGTACCGGATTTCACAAAGACTAAGGTGGAACTGGATATAAAGGAAACCCGCAATCAGATCTTTTCGGATGATCGTCCGAAAGTGACTGTGAGAGAATAA
- a CDS encoding DUF6922 domain-containing protein, producing the protein MDTYPSFFVQRVLEYGQWSDWNIILKYYGLEKIADVCKNIRTLDPVCLSYICAITNTKKEDYRCYHTTQLNSTLWNRR; encoded by the coding sequence ATGGATACATATCCTTCATTCTTTGTACAAAGAGTCTTGGAGTATGGTCAATGGAGTGATTGGAACATTATCTTAAAATATTATGGATTAGAAAAAATAGCGGACGTATGCAAGAATATACGTACGTTAGATCCTGTATGTTTATCATACATTTGCGCAATTACTAATACAAAAAAGGAGGATTACAGATGTTATCATACGACACAATTGAATTCCACACTTTGGAACAGAAGATAA
- a CDS encoding DUF6057 family protein: protein MKNLMIKTWKPLLSLLFGVAVVIFWAVPFVGGLCFQEQYQMFLFDTGYFLERIVLPGGLADYISEFLVQFYYMPVLGGAIIALLLMGIQAAVWGLMKQYGARHDFPGYLLSFLPSIALWCAMGDQNVLLSFVVALFGALVMGWIHNRFHNRLVKVVFELVSTALVYWFLGPVVFLYAALMIGDTLKNAKQKGNVSSGIGYSAVILILTIAWILLTTQTLQYPLYRIFAGLNYYRYPGAVSPLPFVVMVWAVVIPFLGMIPCHRKSLQKLQQSKVVIVLSYVLVIVASWFGIKASFDEMTYDLIDYDFLVRTEQWDKIIEKAEKKSATTPLSVSCVNLALSQKGMLADRLFEFYQNGGEGLFPTFTRDMISPVSTAEIFFRLGMVNDAERYMFEAQEAIPNYRKSARLTRRIIECEIINGNYKVAAKLLRRLQKTLFYSNWANQTMALLGNEKAINRHPVYGKLRKYREKKQDFLFSDREMDQMLGLLFLNDNHNKMAYEYLMCYELLQRDMEKFMQYYPLGRFVGYDHIPRTFQEILIGNWMKTHSDPRTIPYSVDAQNVNNTLNFIQLYMQNPQDPQLSQQPYVSNAWYYVMVQGADEAARKKEEKKTIY, encoded by the coding sequence ATGAAGAATTTGATGATAAAAACTTGGAAACCGCTGCTGTCGCTGCTCTTCGGTGTGGCGGTCGTGATATTTTGGGCAGTGCCATTCGTAGGCGGACTCTGCTTTCAGGAACAGTATCAGATGTTTCTCTTTGATACCGGCTATTTCCTGGAGCGCATTGTACTGCCGGGAGGATTGGCTGACTATATCAGTGAGTTTCTGGTACAGTTCTATTATATGCCTGTATTGGGCGGTGCCATCATCGCTTTGCTGCTGATGGGCATTCAGGCTGCCGTATGGGGATTGATGAAACAATATGGAGCAAGGCATGATTTCCCGGGTTATCTCCTGAGTTTCCTTCCAAGTATCGCCTTATGGTGTGCCATGGGCGACCAGAATGTGCTGCTCTCTTTTGTGGTTGCACTTTTCGGAGCCTTGGTGATGGGATGGATACATAACCGATTCCATAACCGGTTGGTGAAGGTGGTGTTCGAACTGGTTAGCACGGCATTGGTTTATTGGTTCCTGGGTCCGGTGGTATTCCTTTATGCCGCCCTGATGATAGGTGATACGCTGAAGAATGCCAAGCAGAAGGGAAATGTTTCTTCCGGAATAGGCTATTCTGCCGTCATTCTTATTCTTACTATCGCCTGGATATTATTGACCACGCAGACTTTGCAATATCCTTTGTATCGCATCTTTGCCGGACTTAATTATTATCGCTATCCGGGTGCTGTATCTCCGTTGCCTTTTGTTGTGATGGTATGGGCTGTTGTGATTCCTTTCCTGGGGATGATTCCATGCCACCGGAAATCCTTGCAGAAGTTGCAGCAATCCAAAGTGGTCATAGTGTTGAGCTATGTATTGGTGATTGTGGCTTCATGGTTTGGTATCAAGGCATCTTTTGATGAGATGACCTACGACCTGATAGATTATGATTTCCTGGTTCGCACCGAACAGTGGGATAAGATTATAGAGAAGGCAGAGAAGAAGTCGGCAACCACACCGCTCAGTGTTTCTTGTGTGAATCTTGCCTTGAGTCAGAAGGGTATGCTTGCCGACCGCCTTTTCGAGTTCTATCAGAATGGAGGCGAGGGCTTGTTCCCTACCTTTACCCGCGATATGATTTCGCCGGTATCTACTGCAGAAATCTTCTTCCGTCTGGGAATGGTGAATGATGCCGAAAGATATATGTTCGAAGCGCAGGAGGCGATACCGAATTATCGCAAGAGTGCCCGCTTGACCCGCAGGATTATAGAGTGCGAAATCATCAACGGTAATTACAAGGTAGCAGCCAAGCTGCTCCGCCGACTGCAGAAGACGCTCTTCTATAGCAACTGGGCGAACCAGACCATGGCGCTGCTGGGTAATGAGAAGGCTATCAACCGGCATCCCGTTTATGGAAAGTTGAGAAAGTATCGTGAGAAAAAGCAGGACTTCCTCTTCAGTGACCGGGAGATGGACCAGATGTTGGGCTTGCTCTTCCTGAATGATAACCATAACAAGATGGCATACGAATATTTGATGTGCTACGAACTCCTGCAGCGCGATATGGAGAAGTTCATGCAGTATTATCCGCTGGGCAGATTCGTGGGTTACGACCATATTCCACGTACCTTCCAGGAGATTCTCATCGGTAACTGGATGAAGACACATAGCGATCCACGTACCATCCCGTATAGTGTGGATGCGCAGAATGTGAACAATACGCTCAACTTCATCCAGCTCTATATGCAGAATCCGCAGGATCCTCAACTCAGTCAGCAGCCGTATGTATCCAATGCCTGGTACTATGTGATGGTGCAGGGGGCTGATGAGGCTGCCAGAAAGAAGGAGGAGAAGAAAACTATATATTAA
- a CDS encoding DUF4369 domain-containing protein: protein MKKLILLMVIALMTVTSMVVMAGCKSAEKGNCRIHGTMESNRWDGKKIFLVPMFGLQDAAHVDSVVIKDGKFEFVADTTEMKVIRVDYHYRDGVQDLLVVSEPGDIKVTVGTNSISGGTPQNDSLQVWKDQIMKFNSAYNQLRMQARQEGTDQLLMTKGKEMQNQLKEYNIAFLKRQPAGVFKDFLQNM from the coding sequence ATGAAGAAATTGATTTTATTGATGGTTATCGCTCTGATGACCGTTACGAGTATGGTAGTAATGGCAGGTTGTAAGTCTGCCGAAAAGGGAAATTGCCGTATCCATGGTACGATGGAATCGAACCGATGGGATGGCAAGAAGATTTTCCTTGTGCCTATGTTCGGACTGCAGGATGCTGCCCATGTAGACTCTGTTGTCATCAAGGACGGCAAATTTGAATTTGTTGCCGATACTACAGAGATGAAGGTGATTCGCGTAGATTATCACTATCGTGATGGGGTTCAGGACTTGCTGGTTGTTTCCGAACCGGGCGACATCAAGGTTACTGTTGGTACCAACAGTATTTCCGGGGGAACTCCTCAGAACGATTCTCTCCAGGTATGGAAAGATCAGATCATGAAGTTTAACAGCGCCTACAACCAGCTTCGTATGCAAGCCCGTCAGGAAGGCACTGACCAGTTGCTGATGACCAAGGGTAAGGAGATGCAGAACCAGTTGAAAGAATATAACATCGCCTTCCTCAAGCGTCAGCCTGCTGGAGTGTTTAAGGATTTTCTTCAGAACATGTAA
- a CDS encoding DUF6057 family protein, which translates to MKKFISRYGKMTLVALFGLCIFLFWYCGYPQALCYQEQNQLFLWSADYFWHDLSVAGGLADYISEFLVQFYYVPVLGAAILAFLFVAFLSLTYQVIRSYTAKPLKWYGMLIALLPSILLLEVMGDIEVLLSFPVALTLALLSTWLMNLATRRWGAKIAWADVLLIPVIFWLIGGGATWLYVFLRVASFLIQVKKGKLPSVSITYLLSILYLLAIQLICYSTLLVQYPLMSVMTGINYYRVPMRYPGQKWGYDKDLYALLKQNEQVRNGKWEDIIHDAQENQVQVFYTSNCVNLALAQTRQLADRMFSFYQSGEDALLAPRTRDNMSMYPTMEAFWRLGLVNSSLRYASDLQASILNGKMSGRLMKRITECQIVNGKYAVARKNIDLLKQSLFYHDWAVKMEAMLGNDTAISHDPDLGRARRMRFKTEMIYSYNEIDKMMGLLFINNPENKMALDYFMGQMLLKGDIQGFMRYGSWVQQYGGYMQMPVGYQDAVKCIQNQGNVPGSPYAEYVKRMMSKQKGGEE; encoded by the coding sequence ATGAAAAAGTTCATTTCTAGATATGGGAAAATGACTCTGGTCGCATTGTTCGGCTTATGCATCTTCCTTTTTTGGTATTGTGGTTATCCACAAGCCTTATGTTACCAAGAGCAGAACCAACTCTTTCTCTGGTCTGCCGACTACTTTTGGCATGACCTGAGTGTGGCAGGTGGTTTGGCTGATTATATCAGTGAGTTCCTGGTACAGTTCTATTATGTTCCAGTTTTGGGTGCTGCCATTCTGGCTTTTCTCTTCGTGGCTTTCCTGTCGCTTACCTATCAGGTAATCAGGAGTTATACAGCCAAACCATTGAAGTGGTATGGAATGCTCATAGCTCTTCTTCCTTCTATCCTGTTGCTGGAAGTGATGGGAGATATCGAAGTGCTCCTGTCTTTTCCGGTAGCTCTGACCTTAGCCCTGCTGTCAACATGGTTGATGAATCTTGCTACCAGAAGATGGGGAGCAAAGATAGCGTGGGCAGATGTACTTCTGATACCCGTCATATTCTGGCTGATTGGAGGCGGGGCAACCTGGCTTTATGTCTTCCTCCGTGTGGCTTCTTTCCTGATACAAGTAAAGAAAGGCAAACTCCCTTCCGTTTCAATTACCTATCTTTTGTCTATTCTCTATCTCCTGGCTATCCAGCTGATTTGCTATAGTACCCTTCTGGTTCAATATCCATTGATGTCTGTGATGACAGGTATCAACTATTATCGCGTGCCTATGCGGTATCCGGGGCAGAAATGGGGATATGACAAGGACCTCTATGCTTTGCTCAAGCAGAACGAACAGGTGCGTAACGGGAAGTGGGAAGATATCATCCATGATGCGCAGGAGAATCAGGTACAGGTGTTCTATACCAGCAACTGCGTAAATCTTGCTCTTGCTCAGACCCGTCAGCTTGCCGACCGCATGTTTTCTTTCTATCAGAGTGGGGAAGATGCCTTGCTGGCTCCCCGTACCCGCGATAACATGTCGATGTATCCTACGATGGAAGCCTTTTGGCGTCTGGGGCTCGTGAATTCTTCTCTTCGCTATGCCAGCGATTTGCAAGCTTCCATCCTGAATGGAAAGATGAGTGGCAGATTGATGAAGCGCATTACCGAATGTCAGATTGTGAATGGCAAGTATGCCGTTGCACGTAAGAATATCGATCTCTTGAAACAGTCGCTCTTCTATCATGACTGGGCTGTGAAGATGGAAGCGATGCTGGGCAATGATACGGCTATCAGTCATGATCCTGATTTGGGAAGGGCTAGAAGAATGCGCTTCAAGACGGAGATGATTTATAGTTATAATGAGATTGACAAGATGATGGGATTGCTCTTCATCAACAATCCGGAAAACAAAATGGCGCTCGACTATTTCATGGGGCAGATGCTCTTGAAGGGAGATATCCAGGGATTCATGCGTTATGGCAGTTGGGTACAGCAATATGGTGGCTATATGCAGATGCCTGTGGGTTATCAGGATGCTGTGAAGTGCATACAGAATCAAGGTAATGTGCCGGGTTCGCCATACGCAGAATACGTAAAACGAATGATGAGTAAACAGAAAGGAGGCGAAGAATGA